One window of the Labilibaculum sp. genome contains the following:
- a CDS encoding dipeptidyl-peptidase 3 family protein: MSETFQYQTEQFADIKILRYQVPGFENLTLGQKELIYYLAEAARCGRDILFDQNNKNNLSIRRTLEAIAKSYDGDRESNEFKSFLVYTKRVWFSNGIHHHYSMDKFMPEFSEEYFGELLSNTNYELLPLLEGEDVVGLLTRLVPVLFDEDVDAKRVVLNPELDLIKDSANNYYEGVCEKEAEDFYAKMEKGDPEKPVSAGLNSKLVKENGELIEKIWKIGGMYSEAIEKIVFWLEKAIPVADSELQRESLVKLVEFYKTGDLKTFDEYSILWVKDLDAHVDVVNGFIEVYGDALAIKASWESIVNFKDIEATKRAVIISDNAQWFEDHSPIDERFKKKEVKGVSAKVITVAMLGGDCHPATPIGVNLPNAEWIRKEHGSKSVTIDNITHTYHQSSLKSGMIDEFAYSKEEVVRAKEHGYLGGNLHTDLHECLGHGSGQLLPGVGMDALKNYHSTLEEARADLFALYYMMDPKMVDLGLMPSLEVAKAEYDGYIRNGLITQLTRVELGKEIEESHMRNRQLIAKWVYEKGESDRVIEKIHEEGKSYFIVNDYQKLRLLFGDLLGEVQRIKSEGDFKAGKLLVEDYAVKVDTELHKEVKERFEKLNLAAYAGFINPDYHPVYEEGKIVDVRISYPMDFMQQMLEYGERYSFLPNIN, from the coding sequence ATGAGTGAAACATTCCAATATCAAACCGAACAGTTTGCCGATATAAAAATACTAAGATACCAGGTTCCTGGATTCGAAAATTTGACCTTAGGTCAGAAAGAATTGATTTATTATCTGGCGGAAGCCGCACGTTGTGGTCGTGATATTCTGTTCGATCAAAACAATAAAAATAACCTGAGTATTCGCCGTACTTTGGAAGCGATTGCTAAATCGTACGATGGAGACAGAGAATCGAATGAATTTAAAAGCTTTTTGGTCTATACCAAGAGAGTATGGTTCTCAAACGGAATTCATCATCATTACTCGATGGATAAGTTTATGCCGGAATTCTCTGAAGAGTACTTTGGCGAACTCTTGAGCAATACAAATTACGAATTGCTGCCTTTGTTGGAGGGAGAAGATGTTGTTGGTTTGCTGACCAGATTGGTTCCTGTTTTGTTCGATGAAGATGTGGATGCAAAACGGGTGGTTTTGAATCCTGAACTGGATTTAATAAAGGATTCTGCAAATAACTATTATGAGGGAGTTTGTGAGAAGGAGGCGGAAGATTTTTATGCCAAAATGGAAAAGGGAGATCCGGAAAAACCAGTTTCTGCAGGTTTGAATTCCAAATTGGTGAAGGAAAATGGTGAGCTGATAGAAAAAATATGGAAGATTGGAGGAATGTATTCCGAAGCCATCGAAAAAATCGTGTTTTGGTTGGAGAAAGCAATTCCTGTTGCAGATAGTGAACTTCAACGGGAATCGTTGGTGAAATTGGTTGAGTTTTATAAAACCGGCGATTTAAAAACCTTCGACGAATATTCCATTTTGTGGGTAAAAGATCTGGATGCTCATGTTGATGTAGTGAATGGTTTTATTGAAGTGTATGGCGATGCCTTGGCAATAAAAGCCAGCTGGGAATCTATCGTGAATTTTAAAGATATTGAAGCTACAAAAAGAGCTGTGATTATTTCCGATAATGCACAGTGGTTCGAAGATCACTCTCCTATTGATGAACGATTCAAGAAAAAAGAGGTGAAAGGAGTGAGTGCAAAGGTAATTACCGTCGCGATGTTGGGAGGCGATTGTCATCCGGCAACGCCTATTGGGGTTAATTTACCAAATGCAGAATGGATTCGTAAAGAACATGGAAGTAAATCAGTTACGATAGATAATATTACGCATACCTATCATCAGTCGTCTTTAAAAAGTGGAATGATTGATGAATTCGCCTATAGTAAAGAGGAAGTTGTACGTGCGAAAGAGCATGGATATTTGGGAGGAAACCTGCATACCGACTTGCACGAATGTCTTGGTCATGGTTCGGGACAGTTGTTGCCTGGTGTGGGGATGGATGCATTAAAAAATTACCATTCAACACTGGAAGAGGCCCGGGCTGATTTATTTGCCTTGTATTACATGATGGATCCTAAAATGGTAGACTTGGGATTGATGCCAAGCTTGGAGGTTGCTAAGGCAGAATATGATGGATACATCCGTAATGGATTAATTACTCAGCTGACAAGAGTCGAGTTGGGGAAAGAGATCGAGGAATCGCACATGAGAAACCGCCAGTTAATTGCCAAGTGGGTTTATGAGAAAGGAGAATCCGATCGGGTAATTGAGAAGATTCATGAAGAAGGGAAAAGTTATTTTATCGTAAACGATTATCAGAAACTTAGATTGTTGTTTGGTGATTTATTAGGCGAAGTGCAGCGGATAAAATCGGAAGGAGATTTTAAAGCCGGAAAACTATTGGTTGAAGATTATGCCGTGAAAGTAGACACGGAATTGCATAAAGAAGTGAAGGAAAGATTTGAAAAGCTGAATTTGGCTGCTTATGCCGGCTTTATTAATCCGGATTACCACCCGGTTTACGAAGAAGGTAAAATTGTTGATGTTCGCATTTCATACCCAATGGACTTTATGCAGCAAATGCTTGAATATGGAGAGAGGTATTCCTTTCTGCCGAATATAAATTAA
- a CDS encoding aspartate aminotransferase family protein, whose amino-acid sequence MITNRQLFLQHVATTSDFPIALEIERAEGIYMYSPDGKPYLDLVSGVSVSNLGHGHPRVRQAVKDQVDKYMHLMVYGEFIESPQVQLAKLLSDNLPKKLNSVYFVNSGSEANEGALKLAKRYTGRSEIVTFKNAYHGSTHGALSVLGDEEMKNAFRPLLPDIRIIEFGNILDLNQITNKTACVILEPIQSEGGMIVPSKEFIQILRAKCTEKGALLIFDEVQMGFGRTGKLFAFEHFDVVPDILCLAKAMGGGMPIGAFISDKKILDSFKSNPMLGHITTFGGHPVCCAAAKAALEVLLEEHIIDDVQRKGELFVSLLKDHPLVKGFRQLGLFIAVILESQEIMLAIMKEAYELGVIMDPFLFCPGAFRIAPPLNITDEEIHHASKLLIQAMDKVEK is encoded by the coding sequence ATGATTACAAATCGACAATTATTTCTGCAGCATGTAGCTACAACCTCTGATTTTCCTATTGCATTGGAAATAGAGAGGGCAGAAGGTATATATATGTACAGCCCGGACGGAAAGCCATATTTGGATCTCGTATCGGGCGTTTCTGTAAGTAATCTTGGGCATGGGCATCCGCGTGTCAGGCAAGCCGTTAAAGATCAGGTTGATAAATATATGCACTTAATGGTGTATGGTGAATTTATCGAATCGCCTCAGGTTCAATTGGCCAAGCTGTTATCCGATAATTTACCTAAAAAATTAAATTCTGTATATTTTGTGAATTCGGGGAGTGAAGCCAATGAAGGAGCTTTAAAATTAGCCAAGAGATATACTGGCAGATCTGAGATTGTTACTTTTAAAAATGCATATCACGGAAGTACTCACGGAGCTTTAAGTGTATTGGGCGACGAGGAAATGAAAAATGCCTTTCGTCCCTTATTGCCGGACATTCGAATTATAGAATTCGGAAATATTTTGGATTTAAACCAAATAACCAATAAAACAGCCTGTGTTATTTTGGAACCCATCCAGTCGGAAGGGGGAATGATTGTTCCATCCAAAGAATTTATTCAGATTTTACGGGCAAAATGTACTGAAAAAGGCGCTTTACTGATTTTCGATGAGGTTCAAATGGGATTTGGCCGAACAGGAAAACTTTTTGCATTTGAGCATTTCGATGTGGTTCCCGATATTCTTTGTCTGGCGAAGGCAATGGGAGGCGGAATGCCAATTGGAGCTTTTATATCAGATAAAAAGATACTTGATTCATTCAAGAGCAATCCAATGCTGGGTCACATTACCACTTTTGGAGGACATCCTGTTTGTTGTGCAGCAGCTAAGGCTGCTCTGGAAGTACTTTTAGAGGAACATATCATTGATGACGTTCAGCGTAAAGGAGAACTTTTTGTGAGCCTTCTTAAAGATCATCCTTTGGTGAAGGGCTTTCGGCAATTGGGACTTTTTATTGCAGTGATTTTAGAATCTCAGGAGATTATGCTTGCAATCATGAAAGAAGCTTATGAGTTGGGAGTTATTATGGATCCTTTCTTGTTTTGTCCAGGTGCTTTTCGCATTGCACCGCCTTTAAATATTACTGATGAGGAAATTCATCATGCTTCTAAATTGTTAATTCAGGCAATGGATAAAGTAGAAAAATAA
- a CDS encoding LytTR family DNA-binding domain-containing protein yields MNCVVIDDDKLSRKVVESYIERTDFLSFGASYPSAIEAINNIKKNEPVDLIFLDIEMPEMSGMEFLNSLSTTPQIIIISSKEQYALEAFEYDVTDYLLKPISYSRFFKAVSKANRRYKNSEGFMQDKNEIFIKSNSALVRLNYDDILWIEALENYVVVNSYHEKYTIHFTMKAIEEKMPSTRFSRIHRSYIVNLSKIGVIEDNSVVIETEGGSKAIPIGKSYRDKLLGDINLMTR; encoded by the coding sequence ATGAATTGTGTTGTAATTGACGATGATAAACTTTCGAGAAAAGTTGTTGAAAGTTATATTGAAAGAACAGATTTTCTATCATTTGGAGCATCTTATCCAAGTGCAATTGAAGCTATAAATAATATCAAAAAAAACGAACCTGTTGATTTGATATTTTTAGATATTGAAATGCCTGAAATGAGTGGCATGGAATTCTTAAATAGCTTAAGTACAACACCACAAATTATCATTATCTCTTCAAAAGAACAATATGCTCTTGAAGCTTTTGAGTATGACGTTACAGATTACCTTTTAAAGCCTATTAGTTACAGTCGGTTTTTTAAAGCGGTTAGTAAGGCAAATCGTCGCTATAAAAACAGCGAAGGTTTTATGCAGGATAAGAACGAGATTTTTATAAAAAGTAATTCGGCATTGGTTCGTTTGAATTACGATGATATATTGTGGATTGAAGCTCTTGAAAATTATGTGGTTGTGAATTCTTATCATGAAAAATATACAATACATTTTACCATGAAGGCCATCGAAGAAAAAATGCCTTCTACCCGTTTTTCGAGAATCCACCGTTCATATATCGTTAATTTGAGTAAAATTGGAGTGATTGAAGATAATTCAGTTGTGATTGAAACTGAAGGTGGGTCAAAAGCAATTCCTATTGGAAAATCATATCGTGATAAATTATTAGGAGATATCAATTTAATGACACGATAG
- a CDS encoding RNA methyltransferase: MEKKLLQEAIHFLEGFTSENRIGLLDKNIENRTRYITLVLEDIFQAQNASAVIRSCDCFGIQDLHVIENYNEYHLNPDVVMGASKWMDLHKYNKEERNTLSTISKLKNQGYRIIATSPHSNDILLPDFDLTKGKAAFFFGTELTGLSDEVMDNADEFVKIPMYGFTESLNISVSAAIVLNHLTTELRRSDIDWQLSEDEKLKLKLDWLLRSVRSGDELLDKFLKKKQS; encoded by the coding sequence ATGGAGAAGAAATTATTGCAGGAAGCGATTCATTTTTTAGAAGGTTTTACCAGTGAAAATCGTATCGGATTATTAGATAAAAATATCGAAAACAGAACAAGATATATAACCTTGGTTTTGGAAGATATTTTTCAAGCACAAAATGCCAGTGCAGTAATTCGTTCGTGCGATTGTTTTGGTATTCAGGATTTGCATGTTATTGAAAATTACAATGAATACCATTTGAATCCTGATGTTGTCATGGGAGCATCAAAGTGGATGGATTTGCACAAATACAATAAAGAAGAAAGAAATACCTTAAGTACAATTTCAAAATTAAAAAATCAGGGATATAGAATCATTGCAACCAGTCCTCATTCGAATGATATTCTTTTACCCGATTTTGATTTGACTAAGGGGAAAGCGGCATTTTTTTTTGGAACGGAGCTGACGGGTTTATCGGATGAAGTAATGGATAATGCTGATGAATTTGTGAAAATTCCAATGTATGGTTTTACCGAAAGTTTAAATATTTCGGTTTCCGCAGCCATAGTTTTAAATCATCTTACTACAGAGCTCCGACGATCGGATATTGACTGGCAATTGTCTGAGGATGAAAAGCTAAAGTTAAAATTAGATTGGTTGTTAAGATCTGTAAGATCGGGAGATGAGCTTCTCGATAAATTTCTTAAAAAGAAGCAGTCGTAA
- a CDS encoding HU family DNA-binding protein has product MNKAQLIDAIANKAGLTKADSKKALDAFIETTTEALKSDDRVALVGFGSFSVSKRDARTGRNPQTGKPINIPAKKVIKFKAGSELADSVQ; this is encoded by the coding sequence ATGAACAAAGCTCAATTAATTGATGCAATTGCAAACAAAGCTGGTTTGACTAAAGCTGATTCTAAAAAAGCATTAGATGCTTTCATTGAAACTACTACTGAAGCATTAAAAAGTGATGATAGAGTAGCACTTGTAGGATTTGGTTCATTTTCTGTTTCTAAGCGTGATGCTAGAACTGGTAGAAATCCTCAAACTGGTAAACCAATCAATATTCCAGCAAAAAAAGTTATCAAATTTAAGGCCGGTTCTGAATTAGCAGACTCTGTACAATAG
- the thrC gene encoding threonine synthase, protein MKYFSTNNKDIRYSFKEAVIKGLAPDNGLFFPVSIPKLNDEFFQRLTELSLPEIGYEVAKHFVGDDISDSDLKKITEEVLNFKIPVVAIEDGISTLELFHGPTCAFKDVGARFMSRCLSAFAKQNQKEVTILVATSGDTGSAVANGFLGVEGVKVIILYPAGKVSKIQEQQLTTMGQNITALEVDGTFDDCQALVKTAFGDDDLNMELNLTSANSINIARLLPQSFYYFHAWAQLQPTSKKVVFSVPSGNYGNLTGGLLAKQMGLPIDSFIASANINKVVPDYLNSGKYEPKASVQTISNAMDVGAPSNFARMMELYQENHADITKDIKGAWFSDEETQEAIADLYSRNKYILDPHGAVGYLGLKRYLNTKSEVGVFLETAHPAKFKDTVEKVLNTEIKVPDYLQECLGKEKKSILISKNFSDFKSFLLLK, encoded by the coding sequence GTGAAATACTTTAGTACAAATAATAAAGATATACGTTATAGCTTTAAGGAAGCTGTAATAAAAGGACTTGCGCCGGATAATGGATTGTTTTTTCCGGTTTCAATACCAAAGCTGAATGATGAATTTTTTCAACGTTTGACAGAATTAAGTTTGCCCGAAATAGGATATGAAGTGGCCAAGCATTTTGTGGGTGACGACATTTCGGATTCGGATTTGAAGAAAATTACCGAAGAGGTACTCAATTTTAAGATTCCTGTGGTGGCTATAGAAGATGGCATTAGCACTTTAGAGCTGTTTCATGGGCCAACCTGTGCATTTAAAGATGTAGGTGCCAGATTTATGTCACGATGTCTGAGTGCCTTTGCCAAACAGAATCAGAAAGAAGTAACAATTTTAGTTGCGACCTCAGGAGATACGGGAAGTGCAGTTGCCAATGGCTTTTTAGGTGTTGAGGGAGTAAAGGTAATTATATTATATCCTGCAGGTAAGGTAAGTAAGATTCAAGAGCAGCAATTAACCACTATGGGGCAAAATATTACAGCTCTTGAGGTGGATGGTACTTTTGATGATTGTCAGGCATTGGTGAAAACGGCTTTTGGGGATGATGATTTAAATATGGAATTGAATTTGACTTCTGCAAATTCTATAAATATTGCTCGCTTGTTGCCACAAAGTTTCTATTATTTCCATGCTTGGGCACAATTGCAGCCAACCAGTAAAAAAGTTGTATTTTCAGTCCCTAGCGGAAATTATGGAAATCTTACAGGAGGATTGCTGGCAAAACAGATGGGATTGCCGATTGATTCATTTATTGCATCGGCAAATATAAATAAGGTTGTGCCAGACTATTTGAATTCTGGGAAATATGAGCCAAAAGCGTCTGTTCAAACTATTTCAAACGCAATGGATGTAGGTGCTCCCAGTAATTTTGCGCGCATGATGGAGTTGTATCAGGAGAATCATGCAGACATTACTAAAGATATAAAAGGAGCTTGGTTTTCGGATGAGGAAACTCAAGAGGCAATAGCAGACCTGTATAGCAGGAATAAATACATTCTTGATCCACATGGTGCCGTTGGATACTTGGGTTTGAAAAGATACTTAAATACGAAGAGTGAGGTAGGTGTTTTTTTGGAAACAGCTCATCCGGCAAAATTTAAGGATACAGTTGAAAAGGTACTTAATACTGAAATAAAAGTTCCGGACTATCTTCAGGAGTGTTTGGGAAAAGAAAAAAAGAGTATTTTAATAAGTAAGAATTTTTCAGATTTTAAAAGCTTCCTTTTACTTAAATAG
- a CDS encoding homoserine kinase, producing MSDSVKVFAPGSVSNVGCGFDILGFAIDGVGDEMIITKNDQNKIIIQSVKDYEDLPTDPKKNVAGVAIQALLDDLESNQGFDVEIIKNIKPGSGIGSSAASAAGAAVAVNELLGKPYTRMQLVDFAMKGEEVASGDVHADNVAPATLGGFCLIRGYNPLDVIHIQPPADLWCVVIHPQIEIKTKEAREILSPQIPLKKAIRQWGNVAGLMAGLYTSNYNLIGRSLEDHIVEPQRKVLIPEFDELKLSVMEAGALGCSISGSGPSVFALANGKESADVIAAAMDTVYERTNLDYRIYVSKVSEGGVKIL from the coding sequence ATGTCAGATAGTGTGAAAGTTTTTGCTCCGGGCAGCGTTTCCAACGTTGGTTGTGGGTTCGATATATTAGGATTTGCCATCGATGGGGTGGGCGATGAAATGATTATTACCAAAAATGATCAGAATAAAATCATTATACAATCGGTGAAGGATTATGAGGATCTTCCTACGGATCCAAAGAAAAATGTTGCAGGTGTAGCCATTCAGGCTTTATTGGATGATTTGGAAAGCAATCAGGGTTTTGATGTTGAGATCATTAAAAATATCAAGCCTGGCAGTGGAATCGGATCTAGTGCGGCAAGTGCTGCAGGTGCGGCTGTTGCAGTAAATGAATTATTAGGCAAACCTTATACAAGAATGCAATTGGTTGATTTTGCCATGAAAGGTGAGGAGGTTGCTTCGGGTGATGTTCATGCTGATAATGTTGCTCCTGCAACACTTGGTGGTTTTTGTCTGATTAGGGGATACAATCCTCTGGATGTAATTCATATTCAGCCACCGGCAGATTTATGGTGTGTCGTTATTCATCCACAAATTGAAATCAAGACCAAAGAAGCACGGGAAATATTGTCTCCCCAAATTCCTCTAAAAAAGGCAATTCGTCAGTGGGGAAATGTGGCAGGCTTAATGGCCGGACTTTATACTTCCAATTATAATTTGATCGGACGTTCTCTTGAAGATCATATTGTAGAGCCTCAAAGGAAAGTTTTGATTCCTGAATTTGATGAATTGAAACTGTCTGTTATGGAAGCCGGAGCATTGGGCTGCAGTATTTCCGGATCGGGACCATCTGTATTCGCATTGGCAAATGGAAAGGAATCTGCTGATGTTATTGCGGCCGCAATGGATACAGTATACGAACGTACCAATTTGGATTACAGAATTTATGTTTCCAAAGTTAGTGAAGGTGGAGTGAAAATTCTGTAA
- the thrA gene encoding bifunctional aspartate kinase/homoserine dehydrogenase I produces the protein MKVLKFGGSSVSNSGNCKRVQEIIKRDYANCKQVVVVSAFGGVTDELERCINLAGNRNKEYEDALLKIKERHFQVINELDLQEEIELGTSKKFDEIAELLQGVYLLEEISQKVKNAVMGSGEILSSLIFSAYLNQCGMNTVLFDSRDFIKTQNGKGVFLNSEQTNKNLEAVKDVKFQVALFPGFIASGQKGEMTLLGRGGSDYTASILAAGLKCSELEIWTDVSGMFTADPRLVSQALPIEQMSFQEAMELSHFGAKVIYPPTLIPVLQNKINVRIKNTFAPDEKGTLITTSPKSERSIVRGLSSINNINLFTLSGSGMVGISGFASRFFTCLAQNKINVVLITQASSEQSMSVGINEGDRELAIEAVRSEFEMEIGMNLVNEPAVEQDLSIVAVVGEDMGYTPGISGKVFSVLGKNGVNIRAMAQGGNELNITFMVPTFDVKKVLNVIHEDFFISTYKKVNLYIAGVGNVGGKLLEFIKNQYDYLLEEKGLQLIVRAVTNSRKMYFAKDENMLQDWKQKLEDESEVANLQEFVKRMDQANLRNSVFVDITASEAVSKVYQQVLNSTVSIVACNKIAASSEFGNYLRIKAAAKKHNVEFMFESNVGAGLPVISTINSLIHTGDKIVGIDAVVSGSLNFIMNEFNNGKSFVEAVKMAMDQGFTEPDPKIDLSGMDVLRKLLILSREAGYKLEVQDVEHEPMIPLSCLNGQTAADLICDLEAHNDHFEAWRTVMAEKNIRYRYIASFADGKANVSLKEVTSDHPFYDIHGKDNVISLKTKWYNDQPLIIKGAGAGAEVTASGIFGDIIRITSN, from the coding sequence ATGAAGGTTTTAAAATTTGGAGGGAGCTCAGTTTCCAATTCAGGGAATTGTAAGCGGGTTCAGGAGATCATTAAAAGGGATTATGCCAACTGTAAACAAGTTGTAGTTGTTTCAGCTTTTGGCGGAGTTACCGATGAGTTGGAAAGATGTATTAATCTGGCCGGTAATAGAAATAAAGAATATGAAGATGCTCTTTTGAAAATAAAGGAAAGACATTTTCAAGTGATTAATGAACTTGATCTACAAGAAGAAATAGAATTGGGTACATCAAAGAAATTTGATGAGATAGCAGAATTACTTCAAGGGGTTTATCTCTTGGAAGAAATCTCGCAAAAGGTGAAAAATGCTGTAATGGGATCGGGGGAGATATTATCATCTTTAATTTTTTCAGCCTATCTAAATCAATGCGGGATGAATACTGTGCTTTTCGATTCCAGAGATTTTATCAAAACACAGAATGGAAAAGGAGTATTTCTAAATAGTGAGCAGACCAATAAGAATTTGGAAGCGGTAAAAGATGTCAAATTTCAAGTAGCCTTGTTTCCCGGCTTCATAGCTTCAGGTCAGAAGGGTGAAATGACACTGCTCGGGCGGGGAGGATCGGATTACACAGCTTCTATTTTGGCTGCAGGATTAAAGTGCAGCGAGTTGGAAATCTGGACTGATGTTAGCGGTATGTTTACTGCCGATCCAAGATTGGTATCGCAGGCACTGCCAATTGAGCAAATGTCTTTTCAGGAAGCAATGGAGCTTTCTCATTTTGGTGCTAAGGTCATCTATCCTCCAACCTTAATTCCGGTACTGCAGAACAAAATAAATGTTCGTATTAAAAATACTTTTGCTCCCGATGAAAAGGGAACTTTAATCACCACTTCACCTAAAAGTGAACGTTCTATAGTACGAGGACTTTCTTCAATTAATAACATCAATTTATTCACACTTTCAGGTAGTGGAATGGTTGGTATAAGTGGATTTGCATCTCGTTTTTTTACTTGTTTGGCTCAGAATAAAATTAATGTAGTTCTAATTACTCAGGCTTCATCGGAGCAGAGTATGAGTGTTGGGATTAATGAAGGTGATCGGGAGTTGGCTATTGAAGCAGTTCGTTCTGAGTTCGAAATGGAAATAGGGATGAATTTGGTGAATGAACCAGCCGTTGAGCAGGATCTGTCAATTGTTGCCGTTGTAGGTGAAGACATGGGATATACTCCAGGAATTTCAGGAAAAGTGTTTAGTGTACTTGGTAAAAACGGAGTAAATATTCGGGCTATGGCTCAGGGAGGTAATGAATTAAACATTACTTTCATGGTTCCAACCTTCGATGTAAAAAAAGTATTAAATGTTATTCACGAAGATTTCTTCATCTCAACGTATAAAAAAGTGAATCTGTACATTGCAGGAGTTGGTAATGTGGGGGGGAAATTATTGGAATTCATTAAAAATCAATACGATTATTTGCTTGAAGAGAAAGGATTGCAACTGATTGTTCGTGCAGTGACCAATAGTAGGAAAATGTACTTTGCAAAAGATGAAAATATGCTTCAGGATTGGAAGCAAAAATTGGAGGACGAATCTGAGGTGGCCAATTTGCAGGAATTTGTAAAGAGAATGGATCAGGCGAACCTTAGAAATTCTGTGTTTGTCGATATCACTGCAAGTGAAGCTGTAAGTAAGGTGTATCAGCAGGTTTTGAATTCTACTGTTTCTATTGTGGCATGCAATAAAATTGCAGCTTCTTCAGAATTTGGTAATTACCTGAGAATTAAAGCGGCAGCAAAAAAGCACAATGTTGAGTTCATGTTCGAGAGCAATGTGGGAGCAGGATTGCCAGTCATTAGCACGATCAATAGCTTAATTCATACCGGCGATAAAATTGTTGGAATTGACGCTGTTGTGTCTGGTAGTTTGAACTTCATAATGAATGAGTTTAATAATGGTAAATCCTTTGTTGAAGCAGTGAAGATGGCAATGGACCAAGGGTTTACTGAGCCAGATCCAAAAATCGACCTGAGCGGAATGGATGTATTAAGAAAGCTTTTGATATTATCCCGTGAAGCTGGTTACAAGTTGGAAGTGCAGGATGTAGAGCATGAGCCTATGATTCCATTATCTTGCCTGAATGGACAAACGGCAGCTGATTTGATCTGCGATCTTGAAGCTCACAACGATCATTTTGAGGCTTGGAGAACTGTGATGGCTGAAAAAAACATCAGATACCGTTACATCGCTTCTTTTGCAGATGGCAAAGCTAATGTAAGCCTTAAAGAGGTTACATCCGACCATCCGTTTTACGATATACATGGTAAGGATAATGTAATTTCGTTAAAAACGAAGTGGTACAACGATCAGCCATTGATTATTAAGGGAGCCGGAGCCGGAGCAGAAGTAACAGCTTCTGGGATTTTTGGTGATATCATTAGAATAACCAGCAATTAA
- a CDS encoding HAD family hydrolase — MIKGVVFDLDGTLANSIEDIADSMNVVLTEKGFPTHDYDTYKTFVGRGLKSLVENALPDSVNDESILEACFNRMMIVYDNNCTAKTCLYPDIAELLTELQKKGIKIGIFSNKANELTQKVVKVLLSDWTLEMVIGAGGDIPRKPNPKGAILISAKMRIAPEEIMYVGDSGVDMQTAENSGMYAAGVLWGFRDMEELLENGAKILVENPMDLLNSFN, encoded by the coding sequence ATGATAAAAGGAGTAGTTTTTGACCTTGATGGCACACTAGCCAATTCAATTGAAGACATTGCAGATTCAATGAATGTTGTTTTAACAGAAAAAGGATTTCCAACACATGACTATGACACGTACAAAACTTTTGTTGGACGTGGACTGAAATCCCTGGTTGAAAATGCCCTGCCCGATTCTGTAAATGATGAATCTATATTAGAAGCCTGTTTTAACAGAATGATGATTGTTTATGACAATAATTGCACGGCTAAAACTTGTTTGTATCCAGATATTGCAGAACTTCTTACAGAACTGCAGAAAAAAGGCATTAAAATTGGGATATTCTCGAACAAAGCCAATGAGTTAACACAAAAAGTAGTGAAAGTTTTACTCTCTGACTGGACATTGGAAATGGTAATTGGTGCAGGTGGAGATATTCCTAGAAAACCAAATCCTAAAGGAGCTATACTTATTAGTGCAAAAATGCGCATTGCTCCTGAAGAAATAATGTATGTTGGCGATTCAGGAGTTGATATGCAGACAGCCGAAAATTCCGGAATGTACGCAGCAGGGGTTTTATGGGGTTTTCGGGATATGGAAGAATTACTTGAAAACGGAGCAAAGATCCTTGTCGAAAACCCAATGGACCTGCTTAATTCTTTCAATTAA